A window of the Blattabacterium cuenoti genome harbors these coding sequences:
- a CDS encoding MBL fold metallo-hydrolase produces the protein MKITFLGTGTSQGIPVIGSKHPVCLSKNSKDKRLRSSILIEKNKTNFLIDCGPDFRYQMLRSNYKKLNAIFITHEHQDHIGGLDDIRPMNYNMNKPIPIYGLRRVIENLKKRFFYIFSENKKSNVSKVSVHELDNYTKFFFVENYKIFPLSIWHGHLPILGFRIENFAYITDASSVPIQTIQELKGINILVLNILRQIEKNTFPFMLSETLNIIQKIRPLKTYLTHISHTFGFHEEIEKKLPKNVYLAYDRLIICE, from the coding sequence ATGAAAATTACTTTTTTGGGAACTGGAACTTCTCAGGGTATTCCTGTAATTGGATCTAAACATCCGGTATGTTTATCTAAAAATTCAAAAGATAAAAGACTTAGAAGTTCTATTCTAATTGAAAAAAATAAAACAAATTTTTTGATAGATTGTGGACCAGATTTTCGTTATCAAATGCTAAGAAGTAATTATAAAAAATTGAATGCTATTTTTATCACACATGAACATCAAGATCATATAGGAGGATTAGACGATATAAGACCAATGAATTATAATATGAATAAACCTATTCCTATTTATGGTTTACGTAGAGTTATAGAAAATTTAAAAAAAAGATTTTTTTATATATTTTCGGAAAATAAAAAATCAAATGTTTCAAAAGTTTCTGTCCATGAATTAGATAATTATACGAAATTTTTTTTCGTAGAAAATTACAAAATTTTTCCTTTGTCTATATGGCATGGACATCTTCCTATTTTAGGCTTTCGTATAGAAAATTTTGCGTATATCACAGATGCTAGCAGCGTTCCTATTCAAACAATACAAGAATTAAAAGGAATCAATATTTTGGTGTTAAATATACTAAGACAAATAGAAAAAAATACTTTTCCTTTTATGCTTTCTGAAACTTTGAATATCATTCAAAAAATTCGTCCTCTAAAAACTTATTTGACACATATTAGTCATACATTTGGATTTCACGAAGAAATTGAAAAAAAATTGCCTAAAAATGTATATCTAGCTTATGATAGATTAATTATATGTGAATAA
- the ccsA gene encoding cytochrome c biogenesis protein, producing MQRLKNILFSTRITSFLFLLLASSMAIATFIEKKYSTDVAKIFIYESTWFEVVMLLTIVNLIGNIWKYKLWNYNKFPLFIFHFSFIFIFIGGIFSRYSSFEGTMSIREGEINGKILSRKNYVKLKITQGSSTKFYHDPYIFSSCHNRYKGKFFFQENPLKIKVIDYVPCAKIILSKEKHEEKVIKIISTNQRERTEHFVKNGNIINVNGILFSFNKKIPFGIIIFEKNNKLYIKSSFSGKSINMVNQKINFLLKNHDILLNKRCLYQVKIDKNNEVMQWVIPDGVVKGKLKYVQSCNGEEENNKFSAITAIIFFQNQSKLVTFLGGKNALNMSDPLFFKDYKISIGYGSIFRHLPFFLKLRKFKVENYPGSEFPSTFMSYVTLIDQYKKKNYLIYMNNVLNYKGFRFFQSGYDPDGKGTHFSVNNDYLGTYFSYIGYIFMTIGMFITLFWKGTRFSYLKKKLKYLSYRNCLILFFIFSGASVHNFVFSQIHEFKKIPLESVFDAIHIPKKHSDNFGRLLVQDNKGRIKPINTIAIELLRKIHKKDSIVSLDANQWFISIHQDNIFWTKIPFIKVDKKGGDKFLDKIKANQQYYVSLMDLYFIDSRTSKLKFVLQEDYERSFSKDPIQRNEYDKAILNLIERVGIIHEIFQGKYIRIFPIPHDINHTWSSWISDSNKLNPLGLSMFNNYLKSLSFSQNEKNWNISDNEVQKIRLYQRKYGKSILPSASKISAEIIYNKLNIFYVLSFLYAFFGVIIMINSFSIIFLEKKYMYFFSKIFVFILFVLFIFNFFGLISRWYISGHAPWTNGYESAIFISWCLIGIGLLFYKNQFVSGITTLVSSILLMIAHGNAMDPEITNLVPVLKSHWLIIHVATITSSYGFFLTGAFLGFIVLLFFILKVCFRNYSEMIHVHIEKLTIINEICLTIGLFLLTIGTFLGSVWANNSWGRYWSWDPKETWALISIMIYAFVLHLRLVPYLRNIFIFNLSSILSISSILMTYFGVNYYLSGLHSYAKGNPTSVPWCIYYSLLILLIITILSYYSFRFYKKININKQ from the coding sequence ATGCAAAGATTAAAAAATATCCTTTTTTCCACAAGAATCACCTCTTTCTTATTTTTATTGTTAGCATCATCTATGGCAATAGCTACTTTTATAGAAAAAAAATATTCTACAGATGTAGCAAAAATATTTATTTATGAATCCACCTGGTTTGAAGTTGTCATGCTATTGACCATAGTCAATCTAATAGGAAATATATGGAAATATAAATTATGGAATTATAATAAGTTCCCTTTGTTCATCTTTCATTTTTCATTTATATTCATTTTTATTGGTGGAATTTTCTCTAGGTATTCCAGTTTTGAAGGAACAATGTCTATAAGAGAGGGAGAAATAAATGGAAAGATTCTTTCTAGAAAAAATTACGTAAAATTAAAAATCACTCAAGGTTCTTCCACTAAATTTTATCATGATCCTTATATTTTTTCTTCTTGTCACAATAGATATAAAGGAAAATTTTTTTTTCAAGAAAATCCTTTGAAAATAAAAGTTATAGATTATGTCCCATGTGCAAAAATTATTTTATCAAAAGAAAAACATGAAGAAAAAGTTATAAAAATAATTTCCACAAATCAAAGAGAAAGAACAGAGCATTTTGTAAAAAATGGAAATATTATCAATGTAAATGGTATCTTATTTTCTTTTAATAAAAAAATCCCTTTTGGGATTATAATTTTTGAAAAAAATAATAAACTTTATATAAAATCATCTTTTTCTGGTAAAAGCATTAACATGGTAAATCAGAAAATAAATTTTTTATTAAAAAATCATGATATATTACTGAACAAAAGATGTTTATATCAAGTTAAAATTGATAAAAATAATGAAGTCATGCAATGGGTTATACCTGATGGAGTAGTAAAAGGAAAGTTAAAATATGTACAATCATGTAATGGGGAGGAAGAGAATAATAAGTTTAGCGCTATTACGGCAATAATATTTTTCCAAAATCAATCCAAATTAGTAACATTTTTAGGTGGAAAAAATGCATTAAATATGAGTGATCCTTTATTTTTTAAGGATTATAAAATATCTATTGGATATGGATCTATTTTTCGTCATCTTCCTTTTTTTTTAAAATTAAGAAAATTTAAAGTAGAAAATTATCCAGGTTCTGAATTTCCATCTACTTTTATGAGTTATGTAACATTAATAGATCAATATAAGAAAAAAAACTATTTGATTTATATGAATAATGTTTTGAACTATAAAGGATTTCGATTCTTTCAATCTGGATATGATCCAGATGGAAAAGGGACTCATTTTTCTGTTAATAATGATTATTTAGGTACATACTTTTCCTATATAGGTTATATTTTTATGACTATAGGAATGTTTATTACTTTATTTTGGAAAGGAACTCGATTTAGTTATCTTAAAAAAAAACTAAAATACTTGTCATATAGAAATTGTTTAATATTGTTTTTTATTTTTTCAGGCGCAAGTGTACATAATTTTGTGTTTTCTCAAATACACGAATTCAAAAAAATTCCCTTAGAAAGCGTTTTCGATGCTATTCATATTCCTAAAAAACATAGTGACAATTTTGGACGTTTATTAGTACAAGATAATAAAGGAAGAATTAAACCTATTAATACAATTGCTATTGAATTACTTAGAAAAATACATAAAAAAGATTCTATAGTAAGTTTAGATGCTAACCAATGGTTTATATCTATCCATCAAGATAATATATTTTGGACAAAAATTCCTTTTATTAAAGTTGATAAGAAAGGAGGAGATAAATTTTTAGACAAAATAAAAGCAAATCAACAATATTATGTTTCTCTTATGGATTTATATTTTATAGATTCAAGAACTTCAAAACTTAAGTTTGTTCTACAAGAAGATTATGAACGATCCTTCTCTAAAGACCCTATTCAAAGAAATGAATATGATAAAGCGATACTGAATCTTATCGAACGTGTAGGAATAATACATGAAATTTTTCAAGGAAAGTATATTCGTATTTTTCCTATACCTCATGATATCAATCATACTTGGTCCAGTTGGATTTCAGATTCAAATAAGTTAAACCCTTTAGGGTTATCTATGTTTAATAATTATCTTAAATCTTTATCATTTTCTCAAAATGAAAAAAATTGGAATATTTCTGATAATGAAGTTCAAAAAATACGACTGTATCAACGTAAGTATGGAAAATCAATTTTACCATCGGCAAGTAAAATATCTGCAGAAATTATTTATAATAAATTAAATATATTTTATGTATTATCTTTTCTTTATGCTTTCTTTGGAGTAATTATTATGATAAATTCTTTTTCTATAATTTTTTTAGAAAAAAAATACATGTATTTTTTTTCTAAAATATTTGTTTTCATTTTATTTGTTCTATTTATTTTTAATTTTTTTGGTTTAATTTCTAGATGGTATATTTCTGGACATGCTCCATGGACTAATGGATATGAATCTGCTATTTTCATTAGTTGGTGTTTAATCGGAATAGGTTTATTATTCTATAAAAATCAATTTGTTTCAGGAATTACAACTTTAGTCTCTTCCATTTTACTAATGATAGCACATGGAAATGCTATGGATCCAGAAATAACCAATTTGGTGCCAGTTTTAAAGTCTCATTGGTTAATTATACATGTAGCTACAATTACATCAAGTTATGGTTTCTTTTTAACAGGAGCATTTTTGGGATTTATAGTATTACTTTTTTTTATATTAAAGGTGTGTTTTCGTAATTATAGCGAAATGATTCATGTTCATATTGAAAAATTGACTATTATTAATGAAATATGTTTGACAATAGGACTTTTTTTATTAACCATAGGAACTTTTTTAGGTTCTGTTTGGGCAAATAATAGTTGGGGACGTTATTGGAGTTGGGACCCTAAGGAAACTTGGGCATTAATTAGCATAATGATTTATGCTTTTGTATTGCATCTTCGCTTAGTTCCATATTTAAGAAATATATTTATTTTTAATTTATCCAGTATATTATCAATAAGTTCTATTTTAATGACTTATTTTGGAGTAAATTATTATTTATCAGGGTTGCATTCTTATGCAAAAGGAAATCCTACTTCTGTTCCTTGGTGTATATATTATAGTTTGTTGATTTTGTTAATTATCACTATTTTATCTTATTATTCATTTAGATTTTACAAAAAAATTAATATAAATAAACAGTGA
- a CDS encoding lysophospholipid acyltransferase family protein: MNFHSYFFKKYLREKKSSLFRDAFGNFHFIKRFLIFTFGCISYNRYNGFNQLHLEGTEYIKDLPDKKVLFVSNHQTYFADVFAMFHVFCSVKNGFVNSIRNPIYLLNPKVNLYYVAAKETMNRGFLTKLFTYSGGITVKRTWIERKKQTNRSLDMLSEITRMGIALNDGWLITFPQGTTQAFAPGRRGIVHVIRKYSPIVVPIVIDGFKKAYDKKGIRIKKKGVLQKMKFKEPIQLDLEKDTTDSIMEKIMDAIEQSPKYKYRGEFINTT; the protein is encoded by the coding sequence GTGAATTTTCATTCGTATTTTTTTAAAAAATATTTAAGGGAAAAAAAAAGCTCTTTGTTCAGAGATGCATTTGGAAATTTTCATTTTATAAAACGTTTTTTAATTTTTACTTTTGGTTGTATTTCTTATAATCGTTATAATGGATTCAATCAGTTGCATTTGGAAGGGACTGAATATATAAAAGATTTACCTGATAAAAAAGTTCTTTTTGTATCCAATCATCAAACTTATTTTGCAGATGTTTTTGCTATGTTTCATGTATTTTGTAGCGTGAAAAATGGTTTTGTTAATAGTATTAGAAATCCTATTTATCTTTTAAATCCTAAAGTTAATTTATATTATGTGGCGGCTAAAGAAACTATGAATCGAGGTTTTTTAACGAAACTATTTACTTATTCAGGAGGGATTACTGTAAAAAGAACTTGGATAGAAAGAAAAAAACAAACTAATCGTTCCTTAGATATGTTATCTGAAATTACTCGTATGGGAATTGCTCTTAATGATGGTTGGTTAATTACATTTCCACAAGGAACTACTCAAGCTTTTGCTCCTGGCCGAAGAGGAATAGTACACGTGATAAGAAAGTACAGTCCTATTGTTGTTCCCATTGTAATAGATGGATTTAAAAAAGCTTATGATAAAAAAGGAATTCGCATTAAAAAAAAAGGAGTTTTACAAAAAATGAAATTTAAAGAACCTATTCAATTAGATCTTGAAAAAGATACAACAGATTCTATCATGGAAAAAATTATGGATGCTATCGAACAATCTCCTAAATATAAATATAGAGGAGAATTTATAAATACAACATAA